A genomic region of Cuculus canorus isolate bCucCan1 chromosome 24, bCucCan1.pri, whole genome shotgun sequence contains the following coding sequences:
- the LOC104067090 gene encoding green-sensitive opsin, which yields MNGTEGINFYVPMSNKTGVVRSPFEYPQYYLAEPWKYRVVCCYIFFLISTGLPINLLTLLVTFKHKKLRQPLNYILVNLAVADLFMACFGFTVTFYTAWNGYFVFGPVGCAIEGFFATLGGQVALWSLVVLAIERYIVVCKPMGNFRFSATHAMMGIAFTWIMAFSCAAPPLFGWSRYMPEGMQCSCGPDYYTHNPDYHNESYVLYMFIIHFIIPVVVIFFSYGRLICKVREAAAQQQESATTQKAEKEVTRMVILMVLGFMLAWTPYAVVAFWIFTNKGADFTATLMSVPAFFSKSSSLYNPIIYVLMNKQFRNCMITTICCGKNPFGDEEVSSAVSQSKTEVSSVSSSQVSPA from the exons ATGAACGGGACGGAAGGTATCAATTTTTACGTGCCTATGTCCAACAAGACCGGGGTGGTGCGAAGCCCCTTCGAGTACCCCCAGTACTACTTAGCCGAGCCCTGGAAATACCGTGTTGTGTGTTGTTACatcttcttcctcatctccaCCGGTTTGCCCATCAACCTCCTCACCCTCTTGGTCACCTTCAAACACAAGAAGCTCCGGCAGCCGCTCAATTACATCTTGGTCAACTTGGCGGTGGCTGACCTCTTCATGGCCTGTTTTGGCTTCACAGTCACCTTCTACACCGCCTGGAACGGCTACTTCGTCTTCGGACCTGTTGGCTGTGCCATAGAGGGTTTCTTCGCCACGCTGGGAG GCCAAGTCGCCCTGTGGTCCCTCGTTGTCTTGGCCATCGAGCGCTACATCGTTGTCTGCAAACCCATGGGAAATTTCCGCTTCTCCGCCACCCATGCCATGATGGGCATCGCTTTTACCTGGATAATGGCTTTTTCCTGCGCCGCTCCACCCCTCTTCGGCTGGTCCAG ATACATGCCGGAGGGGATGCAGTGTTCCTGCGGCCCTGACTACTACACACACAATCCAGACTACCACAACGAGTCCTACGTCCTCTACATGTTCATCATCCACTTCATCATCCCAGTCGtggttattttcttctcctacGGGCGCCTCATTTGCAAAGTCCGAGAG gcagctgcccagcagcaggagtCTGCCACGACCCAGAAGGCTGAGAAGGAGGTGACGCGGATGGTGATCCTCATGGTGCTGGGTTTTATGCTGGCCTGGACACCCTACGCTGTGGTGGCATTCTGGATCTTCACCAACAAGGGAGCGGACTTCACTGCCACGCTCATGTCAGTGCCTGCCTTCTTCTCCAAAAGCTCCTCCCTTTATAACCCCATCATCTACGTCCTCATGAACAAACAG TTCCGTAACTGCATGATCACCACCATCTGCTGCGGCAAGAACCCATTTGGGGATGAAGAAGTCTCCTCTGCCGTATCCCAGAGCAAGACCGAGGTCTCCTCCGTCTCCTCCAGCCAAGTATCACCTGCATAA